One window of the Ramlibacter henchirensis genome contains the following:
- a CDS encoding zinc-binding metallopeptidase family protein — MKTFRCDNCGHPLFFENVQCLQCGSALAFLPDRLALCAIEPAPDREEGLFQRKLPQRRQPAARFWRLCRNHTEHQACNFAVPEDDPNPYCASCRQTRLLPDLSVPENVERWYKVEVAKRRLFYTLAQLRLVNVCPPNGERDGPVFEFLADTPGHMVMTGHADGVITLNVAEADDPERVKRRIELHEPYRTLLGHLRHESGHYYWDRLIDEEGRVPEFRALFGDESIDYAQALQRHYASGGHPPGWEERFVSAYATSHPWEDWAETWAHYLHMVDLLETAASYNTRVEVPGGESDEVDDPFATSEADFDKLVEQWVPVTLLVNSLNRSLGQEDAYPFALTSASLEKLRFVHEVIHSPRRARQAQPADESAMAQEEPAAQPQPQPT; from the coding sequence ATGAAAACCTTCCGCTGCGACAACTGCGGCCATCCCCTCTTCTTCGAGAACGTGCAGTGCCTGCAGTGCGGCAGCGCGCTGGCCTTCCTGCCCGACCGGCTGGCGCTGTGCGCCATCGAGCCGGCGCCCGATCGCGAGGAGGGGCTCTTCCAGCGCAAGCTGCCCCAACGCCGGCAGCCCGCCGCGCGTTTCTGGCGCCTGTGCCGCAACCACACCGAGCACCAGGCCTGCAACTTCGCGGTGCCGGAGGACGACCCCAACCCGTACTGCGCTTCCTGCCGGCAGACGCGCCTGCTGCCCGACCTCTCCGTGCCGGAGAACGTGGAGCGCTGGTACAAGGTCGAGGTGGCCAAGCGCCGGCTGTTCTACACGCTGGCGCAGCTGCGCCTGGTGAACGTCTGCCCGCCCAACGGCGAGCGCGACGGCCCGGTGTTCGAGTTCCTCGCCGACACGCCCGGCCACATGGTGATGACCGGCCATGCCGACGGCGTGATCACCCTGAACGTCGCCGAGGCCGACGACCCGGAGCGCGTGAAGCGCCGCATCGAACTGCACGAGCCCTACCGCACCCTGCTCGGCCACCTGCGGCACGAGTCCGGCCACTACTACTGGGACCGCCTGATCGACGAGGAAGGCCGCGTGCCGGAATTCCGCGCGCTCTTCGGCGACGAATCCATCGATTACGCGCAGGCGCTGCAGCGGCACTATGCGAGCGGCGGCCACCCCCCCGGATGGGAAGAGCGTTTCGTCAGCGCCTACGCGACTTCCCATCCCTGGGAAGACTGGGCCGAGACCTGGGCCCACTACCTGCACATGGTCGACCTGCTGGAGACCGCGGCTTCGTACAACACGCGCGTGGAAGTTCCGGGCGGCGAGAGCGACGAGGTGGACGACCCGTTCGCCACCAGCGAGGCCGACTTCGACAAGCTCGTCGAGCAATGGGTGCCGGTCACGCTGCTGGTCAACAGCCTCAACCGCAGCCTGGGCCAGGAGGACGCCTATCCCTTCGCGCTGACCAGCGCCTCGCTGGAGAAACTGCGCTTCGTGCACGAGGTGATCCACAGCCCGCGCCGCGCCAGGCAGGCGCAGCCGGCGGACGAGTCCGCCATGGCGCAGGAAGAGCCCGCCGCGCAGCCGCAGCCGCAGCCGACCTGA
- a CDS encoding BON domain-containing protein, translated as MDIRPIGFAIWITSVVAVAACSPREDERDLHTPVAQDAATRATATRQQQTGMRQATNPASSTSSTAQRAGDPTTVMGGASSSAAPRADDAQITARVKAELAAARDLAGARIDVDTRDGVVTLSGPVRTAAVKARASEIARMVPDVRDVNDQLTLVMS; from the coding sequence ATGGACATTCGACCGATCGGCTTCGCCATCTGGATCACCTCCGTGGTCGCGGTGGCCGCCTGCAGCCCTCGCGAGGACGAGCGCGACCTGCACACTCCCGTCGCGCAAGACGCCGCCACTCGCGCGACGGCAACGCGGCAGCAGCAGACCGGCATGAGGCAGGCCACCAACCCGGCTTCATCCACGTCATCCACTGCGCAGCGCGCCGGCGATCCGACCACCGTCATGGGCGGTGCGTCGTCTTCCGCCGCGCCGCGCGCCGACGATGCTCAGATCACCGCGCGCGTGAAGGCGGAACTGGCCGCCGCGCGCGACCTCGCCGGCGCGCGCATCGACGTGGACACGCGCGATGGCGTGGTGACGCTGAGCGGACCGGTGCGCACCGCGGCCGTGAAGGCGCGCGCGAGCGAGATCGCGCGCATGGTGCCGGACGTTCGCGACGTGAACGACCAGCTCACACTGGTCATGAGCTGA
- a CDS encoding ligase-associated DNA damage response DEXH box helicase, with the protein MRSTSPGREWMAARGWQPFAFQRDVWRGVSEGRSGLLHATTGAGKTYAVWLGMLDALLQRHPPGRSAEPLRALWLTPMRALAADTTRALTQPLQDLAPNWTIGQRTGDTAAGERAKQDRRFPTVLVTTPESLSLMLTRENSRDELGAVEFVVVDEWHELIGSKRGVQAQLALARLRRFNPGLVTWGLSATLGNLEEAMKVLCGEAAQPSPVLVRGKIDKQLVIDTLIPPDPGKYSWAGHLGKRMQEPVVDEIARAEGTTLVFTNVRSQAEIWYQLLLEARPEWAGQIALHHGSLDRATREWVELGLKDGTLRAVVATSSLDLGVDFLPVERVLQIGSAKGVARIMQRAGRSGHAPGRASRLTLVPTNTMEIIEAAAARCAAYEGRIERRESPAKPLDVLVQHVVTIALGGGFTSDELFDEVRTAWAYRTLTREEFDWALTFCERGGESLAAYPDYHRIRRNDEGVWHVPDRGIARRHRMSVGTIVSDASMQVKYLSGGTLGTIEEGFIARLRKGDCFYFAGKLLEFVRVQEMAAYVRRATRNKGTVPTWSGSKMALSTELGDAVLEMMQTAAAGRYPHPELQAARPMLETQARLSRIPTPLTVLVESLRSREGQHLYIHPFAGRHVHLGLASLLAWRLARDRPNTFSISVNDYGFELVSAEPFDLAPVRDKGIFATGDLLHDVLDSLNSSELAQRRFREIARVAGLVFAGYPGQPKSMRQLQASSGLFYEVFRKYDRGNLLLSQAEQEVLSQELEILRLRSTMERIRERELVLVELRHPSPMSLPLMVERFREKLTTEQLSTRLDRILRDMERDTR; encoded by the coding sequence ATGAGGTCCACGAGCCCCGGCCGGGAGTGGATGGCTGCTCGCGGCTGGCAGCCCTTCGCCTTCCAGCGCGACGTCTGGCGGGGCGTTTCCGAAGGCCGCAGCGGATTGCTGCACGCGACGACGGGCGCGGGGAAGACGTACGCGGTGTGGCTGGGCATGCTCGACGCGCTGCTGCAGCGGCATCCGCCCGGCCGCTCGGCCGAACCCCTGCGTGCTTTGTGGCTCACACCGATGCGCGCGCTGGCGGCGGACACCACGCGCGCTCTCACGCAGCCGCTGCAGGACCTTGCGCCCAACTGGACCATCGGCCAGCGCACCGGCGACACGGCCGCGGGTGAGCGGGCGAAACAGGACCGGCGCTTCCCCACCGTGCTGGTGACCACGCCCGAGTCGCTCAGCCTGATGCTCACGCGCGAGAACAGCCGCGACGAACTGGGCGCCGTCGAGTTCGTCGTGGTCGACGAATGGCACGAGCTGATCGGCAGCAAGCGCGGCGTGCAGGCGCAGCTGGCGCTCGCCCGGCTGCGCCGCTTCAATCCCGGCCTGGTGACCTGGGGGCTGAGCGCGACGCTCGGCAACCTGGAAGAGGCGATGAAGGTGCTGTGCGGCGAAGCCGCGCAGCCTTCGCCGGTGCTGGTGCGCGGCAAGATCGACAAGCAGCTCGTGATCGACACGCTGATCCCGCCGGACCCCGGCAAGTACTCCTGGGCCGGCCATCTGGGCAAGCGCATGCAGGAGCCGGTGGTGGACGAGATCGCGCGGGCCGAGGGCACCACGCTGGTCTTCACCAACGTGCGCTCGCAGGCGGAGATCTGGTACCAGCTGCTGCTGGAAGCCAGGCCGGAGTGGGCGGGACAGATCGCTCTGCACCACGGCTCGCTGGACCGCGCCACGCGCGAGTGGGTGGAGCTGGGCCTCAAGGACGGCACGCTGCGCGCGGTGGTGGCGACCTCCTCGCTCGACCTCGGCGTGGATTTCCTGCCGGTCGAGCGCGTGCTGCAGATCGGATCGGCCAAGGGCGTCGCGCGGATCATGCAGCGCGCGGGCCGCAGCGGCCACGCGCCGGGCCGCGCCAGCCGGCTCACGCTGGTGCCCACGAACACGATGGAGATCATCGAGGCGGCGGCCGCGCGCTGCGCCGCCTACGAAGGCCGCATCGAACGACGCGAGTCACCGGCCAAGCCCCTCGATGTGCTCGTGCAGCACGTGGTCACGATCGCGCTCGGTGGCGGCTTCACGTCCGATGAGCTGTTCGACGAAGTGCGCACGGCCTGGGCGTACCGGACGCTCACGCGCGAGGAGTTCGACTGGGCCCTGACGTTCTGCGAGCGCGGCGGCGAAAGCCTGGCGGCGTATCCGGACTACCACCGCATCCGCCGCAACGACGAGGGCGTGTGGCATGTGCCCGATCGGGGCATCGCGCGCCGGCACCGAATGTCGGTGGGCACCATCGTGAGCGACGCGTCGATGCAGGTGAAGTACCTCTCCGGCGGCACGCTCGGCACGATCGAGGAAGGCTTCATCGCGCGCCTGCGCAAGGGCGACTGCTTCTACTTCGCCGGCAAGCTGCTGGAGTTCGTCCGCGTGCAGGAGATGGCCGCGTACGTTCGGCGCGCGACGCGCAACAAGGGCACGGTGCCGACCTGGAGCGGCAGCAAGATGGCGCTCTCGACCGAGCTGGGCGACGCGGTGCTGGAGATGATGCAGACGGCCGCCGCCGGCCGCTATCCGCATCCGGAACTGCAGGCCGCGCGGCCGATGCTCGAAACGCAGGCACGGCTGTCGCGCATCCCGACGCCGCTCACCGTGCTGGTGGAGAGCTTGCGCTCGCGCGAAGGCCAGCACCTCTACATCCATCCGTTCGCGGGGCGCCACGTGCACCTGGGGCTGGCCAGCCTGCTGGCCTGGCGGCTCGCGCGCGACCGGCCCAACACCTTCAGCATCTCGGTGAACGACTACGGCTTCGAGCTGGTGAGCGCCGAGCCGTTCGACCTGGCGCCGGTGCGCGACAAGGGCATCTTCGCCACCGGCGACCTGCTGCACGACGTGCTGGATTCGCTCAACTCGTCCGAGCTGGCGCAGCGGCGTTTCCGCGAGATCGCGCGCGTGGCCGGGCTGGTGTTCGCCGGCTACCCGGGCCAGCCCAAGAGCATGCGGCAGCTTCAGGCGTCCAGCGGCCTGTTCTACGAGGTCTTCCGCAAGTACGACCGTGGCAACCTGCTGCTGTCGCAGGCGGAGCAGGAGGTGCTCAGCCAGGAGCTGGAGATCTTGCGGCTGCGCTCGACGATGGAGCGGATCCGCGAGCGCGAGCTGGTGCTGGTGGAACTGCGGCATCCCAGTCCCATGAGCCTGCCTTTGATGGTCGAGCGGTTTCGCGAGAAGCTCACGACCGAGCAGCTGTCCACCCGGCTGGATCGCATCCTGCGCGACATGGAGCGCGACACTCGATGA
- a CDS encoding Bug family tripartite tricarboxylate transporter substrate binding protein, whose translation MRMRLRILPVLFIATLGAWGPHAAAQDKPPLRILVGFPPGGSADVIARLVGDAIREDFGTIVVENRPGAGGRIALAAVKQAKPDGQTVIVLPSGPMVLFPHVYRKLDYDPVKDFTPVSQLARFQFGVVSGPASNVKTVAEMLAKAKADPKSATYGSPGQGTLPHFMGVLMEQSTGIPFTHVPFQGGAPANNALLGGHIGYKFDVVSETAELHRTGKVRIIAVTGASRDPQVPEVPTLKESGVNMEATAWFAMYAPAGVPQEALARLERAVSRAVKTPELRERFLKLGYEPIGSTSAELAAAQRADLARWEKPIKSTGVVLD comes from the coding sequence ATGCGCATGCGCCTTCGCATACTTCCCGTCCTGTTCATCGCGACGCTCGGCGCATGGGGACCGCATGCCGCCGCGCAGGACAAGCCGCCGCTGCGCATCCTGGTCGGCTTCCCGCCGGGCGGCTCGGCCGACGTGATCGCGCGCCTGGTGGGCGATGCGATCCGCGAGGACTTCGGGACCATCGTGGTGGAGAACCGCCCCGGCGCGGGCGGCCGCATCGCGCTCGCCGCGGTCAAGCAGGCCAAGCCCGACGGCCAGACCGTGATCGTGCTGCCCAGCGGCCCGATGGTGCTGTTCCCCCACGTGTACCGGAAGCTGGACTACGACCCGGTAAAGGACTTCACCCCCGTCTCGCAGCTGGCGCGGTTCCAGTTCGGCGTGGTCTCGGGTCCCGCAAGCAACGTGAAGACGGTGGCCGAAATGCTGGCCAAGGCCAAGGCCGATCCGAAGAGCGCGACCTACGGTTCGCCGGGGCAGGGAACGCTTCCGCACTTCATGGGCGTGCTGATGGAGCAGAGTACCGGCATCCCCTTCACCCACGTGCCGTTCCAGGGCGGCGCGCCGGCCAACAACGCGCTGCTGGGCGGGCACATCGGCTACAAGTTCGACGTCGTGTCGGAGACGGCCGAACTGCACCGCACCGGCAAGGTGCGCATCATCGCGGTGACCGGCGCGAGCCGCGATCCGCAGGTGCCCGAAGTGCCGACGCTCAAGGAATCGGGCGTGAACATGGAAGCCACGGCGTGGTTCGCGATGTATGCACCGGCCGGCGTTCCGCAGGAAGCGCTGGCCCGACTGGAACGCGCCGTCTCCAGGGCGGTAAAGACGCCCGAACTGCGCGAGCGATTCCTGAAGCTGGGCTATGAGCCGATCGGCTCGACCTCGGCCGAGTTGGCCGCGGCGCAGCGCGCCGACCTCGCGCGCTGGGAGAAGCCGATCAAGTCCACCGGCGTGGTGCTGGACTGA
- a CDS encoding Bug family tripartite tricarboxylate transporter substrate binding protein, with amino-acid sequence MNKRISLLAVASALLAAATAPAAAQSPAWPSKPVKILVGSPPGGPSDITARLFAEQLNKRGGQPVVVENRPGAGNNLAAGVAAKAEADGHTLVLSPDTVLTVNPLVYRNQNFDARNDLLSVSVLTSFTQMLVCNPKVGVKTLGELAAKAKSDRMTYASGGPGVPGHLAAEMFLQASGAKMQHVPYRGPAPATQAVLAGEVDCGFLATPTVIQHVKADKLRALAVSSSTPSPLAPDVPTLAKALNQPELDATFRLVLQAPSGTPPAVVAQIERAAAEIMKDPQVRSRLQASDLVAQGTTSAQAQQVMKTEIARWEPLVKRLDLKAD; translated from the coding sequence ATGAACAAACGCATTTCGCTGCTCGCGGTCGCGAGCGCCCTTCTTGCCGCCGCCACGGCACCGGCCGCGGCACAGTCCCCCGCCTGGCCCAGCAAGCCGGTGAAGATCCTGGTGGGCTCGCCGCCCGGCGGCCCGTCCGACATCACGGCGCGCCTGTTCGCCGAACAATTGAACAAGCGCGGCGGCCAGCCGGTCGTGGTGGAGAACCGGCCCGGCGCGGGCAACAACCTCGCGGCCGGCGTCGCCGCGAAAGCCGAAGCCGACGGGCACACGCTCGTGCTCAGCCCCGACACGGTCCTCACGGTGAACCCGCTGGTCTACCGCAACCAGAACTTCGACGCGCGCAACGACCTGCTGTCGGTCTCGGTGCTCACCAGCTTCACGCAGATGCTGGTGTGCAACCCGAAGGTCGGCGTGAAGACGCTCGGCGAACTCGCGGCCAAGGCCAAGTCCGATCGCATGACCTATGCGAGCGGCGGCCCGGGCGTGCCGGGACACCTGGCGGCCGAGATGTTCCTGCAGGCCTCGGGCGCGAAGATGCAGCACGTGCCTTACCGCGGGCCCGCTCCGGCGACGCAGGCGGTGCTCGCGGGCGAGGTGGACTGCGGATTCCTGGCCACGCCGACGGTCATCCAGCACGTCAAGGCCGACAAGCTGCGCGCCCTGGCCGTGTCCTCCTCCACCCCTTCGCCCCTGGCGCCCGATGTGCCGACGCTGGCCAAGGCGCTCAACCAGCCGGAGCTCGACGCGACCTTCCGTCTCGTGCTGCAGGCCCCCAGCGGCACGCCGCCCGCCGTCGTCGCGCAGATCGAGCGCGCGGCCGCCGAGATCATGAAGGACCCGCAGGTCCGCTCCCGGCTTCAGGCATCGGACCTGGTGGCGCAGGGCACGACTTCGGCCCAGGCGCAGCAGGTGATGAAGACGGAGATCGCGCGCTGGGAGCCGCTGGTCAAGCGGCTGGACCTCAAGGCGGACTGA
- a CDS encoding Bug family tripartite tricarboxylate transporter substrate binding protein, giving the protein MKQLVFGAALALAAVPAAFAQGDWPSRPVKLIVNFPAGRPLDVLARSVGEALQGQFKQPFVVENRAGAGGNIGADAVAKAAADGHTVLFGIDSTFTVNPHIYKGMAFKPADLRPLVVMSSSGLLVGVHPSNGFKTMADLVAAGKAKGVSFSSAGSGSPGHLAAEMFTDATGMKITHVPYKGNAPAVTAVLSGEVTGGVLATPGMLPHVKAGKVTPLAVTSRQRSQLAPDVPTVGEAGLPQLEQEVLYVVMVPAATPEPIAQKLQQGVAEALTRPEMRTRLQSLDMHHEGQQGAAAAKRLADLSERYGKVIRATGMKVE; this is encoded by the coding sequence ATGAAACAACTGGTCTTCGGCGCGGCGCTCGCGCTGGCAGCCGTGCCCGCCGCATTCGCGCAGGGCGACTGGCCCTCCAGGCCGGTGAAACTCATCGTCAATTTCCCCGCAGGCCGCCCGCTCGACGTGCTGGCGCGCTCGGTCGGCGAGGCGCTGCAAGGCCAGTTCAAGCAGCCCTTCGTCGTCGAGAACCGCGCGGGAGCCGGCGGCAACATCGGCGCCGACGCCGTCGCCAAGGCCGCAGCGGACGGCCACACGGTGCTGTTCGGCATCGACTCGACGTTCACCGTCAATCCGCACATCTACAAGGGCATGGCGTTCAAGCCGGCGGACTTGCGGCCGCTGGTGGTGATGAGTTCCTCCGGGCTGCTGGTGGGCGTGCACCCGTCGAACGGCTTCAAGACGATGGCCGACCTCGTCGCCGCGGGCAAGGCCAAGGGCGTGAGCTTCAGCAGCGCGGGCAGCGGCAGCCCCGGCCACCTGGCCGCCGAGATGTTCACCGACGCCACCGGCATGAAGATCACGCACGTGCCCTACAAGGGCAACGCGCCGGCGGTGACGGCGGTGCTCTCGGGCGAGGTCACCGGCGGCGTGCTGGCGACGCCGGGGATGCTGCCGCACGTCAAGGCCGGCAAGGTCACGCCGCTGGCCGTCACCAGCCGCCAGCGCTCGCAGCTCGCGCCCGACGTGCCGACGGTCGGCGAAGCCGGCTTGCCGCAGCTGGAGCAGGAGGTGCTCTACGTCGTCATGGTGCCGGCGGCAACGCCCGAGCCCATCGCACAGAAGCTGCAGCAGGGCGTGGCCGAGGCCCTGACACGGCCCGAGATGCGCACCAGGCTGCAAAGCCTGGACATGCACCACGAGGGGCAGCAAGGCGCGGCCGCGGCCAAGCGGCTGGCCGACCTCTCGGAGCGTTATGGCAAGGTGATCCGCGCCACGGGGATGAAGGTCGAATGA
- a CDS encoding sulfatase — protein sequence MIPRRPNFIFIVADDLGYADLGCYGGREADFGAVSPVLDGLAAAGLKFTQGYANSPVCSPTRFALMTARYQYRLRGAAEEPISSRSKGSTTLGLPPEHPTLPSLLRDAGYRTALIGKWHLGYPPVFGPLKSGYEEFFGPMSGGVDYFSHASNNGTHDLYVGEEEKHEEGYLTDLISKRAVDYIDRMAAGGAPFFLSLHYTAPHWPWETRDDAHLAGEVKDNLFHLHGGNIHTYRRMIHHMDEGIGWVMQALRRHGLADDTLVVFTSDNGGERFSDNWPLVGGKMDLTEGGIRVPWIAHWPAVIAPGGVTPQHCMTMDWSATMIEAAGARAHPDYPLDGVSLLPVLRDAGATFQRPLHWRMNHRGQRALREGRWKYLRVDGHDYLFDVEADERERANLGSRDPQRLERMRAQWEAWNADMPPIPGDATVSLGYGIKDMPQR from the coding sequence ATGATTCCGCGCCGCCCCAACTTCATCTTCATCGTCGCCGACGACCTCGGCTACGCCGACCTGGGCTGCTACGGCGGCCGCGAAGCGGACTTCGGTGCGGTGTCGCCGGTGCTCGACGGGCTCGCCGCCGCGGGGCTGAAGTTCACGCAGGGCTATGCGAACTCGCCCGTGTGTTCGCCGACGCGATTCGCGCTGATGACGGCGCGTTACCAGTACCGGCTGCGCGGCGCGGCGGAAGAACCGATCAGCAGCCGCAGCAAGGGCAGCACCACGCTCGGCCTGCCGCCGGAGCATCCCACCCTGCCCTCGCTGCTGCGCGACGCGGGGTATCGCACGGCGCTGATCGGCAAGTGGCACCTGGGCTATCCGCCGGTGTTCGGGCCGCTCAAGTCGGGCTACGAGGAGTTCTTCGGCCCCATGTCGGGCGGCGTCGACTACTTCAGCCACGCGAGCAACAACGGCACGCACGACCTCTACGTCGGCGAGGAAGAGAAGCACGAGGAGGGCTACCTCACCGACCTGATCTCGAAGCGCGCGGTGGACTACATCGACCGCATGGCGGCCGGCGGCGCGCCCTTCTTCCTGAGCCTGCACTACACGGCGCCGCACTGGCCCTGGGAGACGCGCGACGACGCGCACCTGGCCGGCGAAGTGAAGGACAACCTGTTCCACCTGCACGGCGGCAACATCCACACCTACCGCCGCATGATCCACCACATGGACGAAGGCATCGGCTGGGTGATGCAGGCGCTGCGCCGCCACGGCCTCGCCGACGACACGCTGGTGGTCTTCACCAGCGACAACGGCGGCGAACGCTTCTCCGACAACTGGCCGCTGGTGGGCGGCAAGATGGACCTGACCGAAGGCGGCATCCGCGTGCCCTGGATCGCGCACTGGCCGGCGGTGATCGCACCGGGCGGCGTGACGCCGCAGCACTGCATGACGATGGACTGGTCGGCCACGATGATCGAAGCGGCCGGCGCCCGAGCACATCCCGATTACCCGCTGGACGGCGTGTCTTTGCTGCCGGTGCTGCGCGACGCGGGTGCGACGTTCCAGCGTCCGCTGCACTGGCGCATGAACCACCGCGGCCAGCGCGCACTGCGCGAGGGCCGCTGGAAGTACCTGCGCGTGGACGGCCACGACTACCTGTTCGACGTGGAAGCCGACGAGCGCGAGCGCGCCAACCTCGGATCGCGCGATCCGCAGCGGCTGGAGCGAATGCGCGCGCAGTGGGAGGCGTGGAACGCGGACATGCCGCCGATTCCTGGCGACGCAACGGTGAGCCTGGGCTACGGCATCAAGGACATGCCGCAGCGGTGA
- a CDS encoding SulP family inorganic anion transporter, with the protein MPPSLSRWLPFLRWPRPTGALLRGEIIAALTVTVVMIPQSVAYAGLAGMPLVTGLYATFLPALAAVLFSSSTRLSVGPSALSCVLIGASLVGLAEPGSGRWVELAVWLALLSGAIQLAVGASRSAWMLNLVSSPVLTGFSQAAAVLIIASQLPSLLGLRGPLSSILQGPASIDTEALAYGLGSVLLFELGKRMAPRVPMVLLVLAAAAAASAATGYADRGQVVGELPAGLPNFYWPGLPAWDTLRDLLAPAVVLALVSSLEMAASAKIESQRDGKRWDANQDLVGQGVGKLVSGFSGSFPTSTSFSRSAITLHSGARTGWATVAVTAFVLLVLLVATPALYHVPKAVLAAVVVAAVMGLLKPRVFSSLWQINRVEAVTAGITFAVTLLSAPRIYWGVLSGVLVGLAHFLYTRLHPRIIEVGLHPDGSLRDRHLWQLAPIAPQTYALRMDAELDFASASDLERVMVEHLAAHPDTQHVVLFAQPINRIDATGVEVFSTLRRMVQGRGMTLHVSGMKLPVETVLRKAGELQEGPLLKLYRTDVEALLAFGRLSP; encoded by the coding sequence ATGCCGCCGAGCTTGTCCCGCTGGTTGCCCTTCCTCCGCTGGCCGCGGCCCACCGGGGCGCTGCTGCGCGGCGAGATCATCGCGGCCCTCACGGTGACGGTGGTGATGATCCCGCAGTCGGTGGCCTACGCCGGTCTGGCCGGCATGCCGCTGGTAACGGGCCTGTACGCCACTTTCCTGCCCGCCTTGGCAGCCGTCCTCTTCAGCAGTTCGACCCGCCTCTCGGTCGGGCCGTCTGCCTTGAGCTGCGTGCTGATCGGCGCATCGCTGGTCGGCCTGGCCGAGCCCGGCAGCGGCCGCTGGGTGGAGCTGGCGGTCTGGCTTGCACTGCTGTCGGGCGCGATCCAGCTGGCCGTGGGCGCCAGCCGGTCCGCCTGGATGCTGAACCTGGTCAGCTCGCCCGTGCTCACCGGCTTCAGCCAGGCGGCCGCCGTCCTCATCATCGCGTCGCAGCTTCCTTCGCTGCTGGGCCTGCGCGGCCCGCTCTCGTCGATCCTTCAGGGCCCCGCGTCGATCGACACCGAAGCCTTGGCGTACGGGTTGGGCAGCGTGCTGCTGTTCGAGCTGGGCAAGCGGATGGCGCCCCGCGTTCCGATGGTGCTGCTGGTGCTGGCGGCCGCTGCGGCGGCAAGTGCTGCAACCGGCTACGCGGACCGCGGCCAGGTGGTCGGCGAACTCCCGGCCGGGTTGCCGAACTTCTACTGGCCCGGCCTGCCGGCATGGGACACCTTGCGCGACCTGCTGGCCCCCGCGGTCGTCCTCGCGCTGGTCAGTTCGCTCGAAATGGCCGCCAGCGCCAAGATCGAGAGCCAGCGCGACGGCAAGCGCTGGGATGCCAACCAGGACCTGGTGGGCCAAGGCGTGGGCAAACTGGTCTCCGGGTTTTCCGGGAGCTTTCCGACCAGCACCTCCTTCTCGCGTTCGGCCATCACGCTGCATTCGGGCGCGCGTACGGGCTGGGCCACCGTGGCGGTCACGGCGTTCGTGCTGCTCGTGCTGCTGGTTGCCACGCCGGCGCTGTACCACGTGCCGAAAGCAGTCCTCGCGGCGGTCGTGGTCGCCGCCGTGATGGGCCTGCTCAAGCCGCGCGTGTTCTCGTCGCTTTGGCAGATCAACCGGGTCGAAGCCGTGACCGCCGGCATCACCTTCGCGGTCACGCTGCTGTCCGCGCCTCGCATCTACTGGGGCGTGCTCAGCGGCGTGCTGGTGGGCCTCGCTCACTTCCTCTACACGCGTCTGCATCCGCGCATCATCGAAGTGGGCCTGCATCCCGACGGCAGCCTGCGCGACCGCCACCTGTGGCAGCTTGCGCCCATCGCGCCGCAGACGTATGCGCTGCGCATGGATGCGGAGCTCGATTTCGCTTCGGCCTCGGATCTCGAGCGGGTGATGGTGGAACACCTGGCGGCGCATCCGGACACGCAGCATGTCGTGCTGTTCGCGCAGCCGATCAACCGCATCGACGCCACCGGCGTCGAAGTGTTCAGCACGTTGCGGCGCATGGTGCAGGGACGCGGCATGACCCTGCACGTCAGCGGCATGAAGCTGCCGGTGGAGACGGTGCTGCGCAAGGCGGGCGAGTTGCAGGAAGGACCGCTGCTGAAGCTGTACCGGACGGATGTGGAGGCGCTGCTGGCGTTCGGGCGGTTGAGCCCGTAA